The following proteins are encoded in a genomic region of Synechococcus sp. CBW1002:
- a CDS encoding DUF6444 domain-containing protein, translating into MTTPPAGISEADWAATPVGVKAGFLELVSQCQRQQQEIEQLRIQLTALATELAHLRERIGRSSRNSSKPPSSDGQGFKPPELRWSGFSGQAPSLTSEAGYRP; encoded by the coding sequence ATGACCACCCCACCGGCCGGGATTTCAGAAGCCGATTGGGCCGCCACCCCGGTGGGAGTGAAGGCTGGATTTCTTGAGCTGGTCAGTCAGTGCCAGAGGCAGCAACAGGAGATCGAGCAGCTCCGCATCCAGCTCACCGCCCTGGCGACCGAACTGGCCCATCTGCGCGAGCGGATCGGCCGCAGCTCCCGCAATTCTTCCAAGCCTCCCTCCAGTGATGGCCAGGGGTTTAAGCCGCCCGAACTGAGGTGGTCTGGCTTTTCTGGACAGGCCCCATCGTTAACCTCTGAGGCGGGGTACCGCCCCTGA
- a CDS encoding transposase, whose product MSKRRTHSPEFKARVAMEAISGRKTIQEIAADHAIHPIQVSQWKRQLLDGASELFTRGKKTKDKEEGQAKEAELFQQIGRLQMELEWLKKKSQLL is encoded by the coding sequence ATGAGCAAGCGCCGCACCCACAGCCCCGAGTTCAAGGCCAGGGTCGCCATGGAGGCGATCAGTGGCCGCAAGACGATCCAGGAGATCGCCGCCGACCACGCCATCCACCCGATCCAGGTGAGCCAGTGGAAGCGGCAGCTCCTGGACGGTGCCAGCGAGCTCTTCACCCGAGGCAAGAAGACCAAGGACAAGGAGGAGGGGCAGGCCAAGGAGGCGGAGCTGTTCCAGCAGATCGGACGGCTGCAGATGGAGCTGGAGTGGCTCAAAAAAAAGTCTCAACTGCTCTGA
- a CDS encoding IS3 family transposase yields MSRQCALLGLPRSTLYYRPTPVRVSTLRIMARIDALYLEDPCSGSRRMVDYLAQDGIPISRDRVRNLMRRMGLRAIYQKPRTTVPGDPSVRFPYLVDLTQVTSVDQVWATDITYIPLQKGFLYLVAIMDLHSRHVLSWRLSNSLDTKFCLEALEMALGGGRRPEIFHSDQGCQFTSADFVARLKGERIQISWSGRKRCYDNILVERLWRTVKYEEVYLRAYSDGWDAEISLARFLWRYCHVRPHSSLGGKTPHAVYTEAEPCSTRPGLTMSGAGTVQ; encoded by the coding sequence ATCAGCAGGCAGTGTGCGCTGCTGGGGCTGCCTCGATCCACGCTGTACTACCGGCCGACACCGGTCCGTGTATCGACGCTGCGGATCATGGCCAGGATCGATGCTCTCTACCTGGAGGATCCCTGCAGCGGCAGCCGCCGGATGGTGGACTATCTGGCCCAAGATGGTATCCCGATCAGCCGAGATCGAGTGCGAAACCTCATGCGGCGCATGGGATTACGGGCGATCTACCAGAAGCCCCGGACGACGGTTCCAGGTGATCCGTCCGTGCGGTTCCCCTACCTGGTGGACCTCACGCAGGTCACGTCGGTGGATCAGGTCTGGGCGACCGACATCACCTACATCCCTCTGCAGAAAGGGTTCCTCTATCTGGTGGCGATCATGGATCTCCATTCCAGGCATGTGCTCAGCTGGAGGCTCTCCAACAGCCTTGACACGAAGTTCTGTCTGGAGGCCCTGGAGATGGCCTTGGGAGGCGGCCGTAGGCCAGAGATCTTCCACTCCGATCAAGGCTGTCAGTTCACGTCCGCTGACTTTGTGGCCAGACTCAAAGGGGAGCGGATCCAGATCAGCTGGTCCGGCAGAAAGCGGTGCTACGACAACATCCTTGTTGAACGGCTGTGGAGGACTGTCAAGTACGAGGAGGTCTACCTACGGGCATACAGCGATGGCTGGGACGCTGAAATCAGCCTGGCCCGCTTCCTGTGGCGGTATTGCCATGTAAGACCTCACAGTTCCCTTGGAGGCAAAACTCCCCACGCGGTCTACACTGAGGCCGAACCATGTTCCACCCGTCCTGGGTTAACGATGTCAGGGGCCGGAACTGTCCAATAA
- a CDS encoding IS66 family transposase, with the protein MFHPSWVNDVRGRNCPIKGTHLKRRKGSGRKRGGQPGHPGSGPELLPIERVDEVVEHHPQACRRCGTLLQGQDPEPLRHQVIEIPPITPLVIEHRLHRLVCPCCSTSTCASLPAEVEVSHYGPRLSALVGLLGSAFPLSFSKTQALLDQLLGVQISRGAMATIRQRLSAALEQPMQEALAFARQQSVVYVDETGAPTGNADGGNPDGRRGWEWVMVTAMGVTVFLQSLSRSAAAAIDLLGNAFGGIVVSDRFSAYNHLPLEQRQLCWAHVIRDLTAIADRQGASGEIGAELLGLQQQLFAQWHRYKDGTIDWSTLQQGCRPIRQAFVGTLQRVVELGCQRGERTPWAKTVRTCHQLLQVSDGLWTFLEIEGIEPTNNAAERALRHSVIQRKISHGVQSRQGAICRSRLLTVTTSLRQQGRDIWQFLEQALIAHHRGGEMPSLLPNP; encoded by the coding sequence ATGTTCCACCCGTCCTGGGTTAACGATGTCAGGGGCCGGAACTGTCCAATAAAAGGCACCCACCTCAAACGACGCAAGGGCAGTGGCCGCAAGCGCGGCGGCCAGCCGGGCCATCCCGGATCTGGGCCGGAGCTGCTGCCGATCGAGCGGGTGGATGAGGTGGTCGAGCACCACCCCCAGGCCTGCCGCCGCTGCGGCACGTTGCTACAGGGTCAGGATCCCGAGCCCTTGAGGCACCAGGTGATCGAGATTCCACCGATCACGCCTCTGGTGATCGAGCACCGGCTGCACCGCCTGGTCTGCCCCTGCTGTTCCACCAGCACCTGTGCCTCGTTACCGGCGGAGGTGGAAGTAAGCCATTACGGTCCCCGGCTCAGTGCTCTGGTGGGTCTGCTGGGTAGTGCCTTCCCGTTGAGTTTCAGCAAGACCCAGGCGCTGCTGGATCAGCTGCTGGGGGTACAGATCAGCCGGGGAGCGATGGCCACTATCCGCCAGCGCTTGAGTGCAGCACTGGAGCAGCCCATGCAGGAGGCCCTTGCGTTTGCCCGTCAGCAGTCGGTGGTCTATGTCGATGAAACCGGTGCCCCCACCGGTAATGCCGATGGGGGCAACCCCGATGGCCGGCGCGGCTGGGAGTGGGTCATGGTGACCGCCATGGGGGTGACAGTGTTCTTGCAGAGCCTGAGCCGCTCGGCTGCCGCCGCGATCGACCTGCTCGGGAATGCCTTTGGCGGAATTGTGGTGAGCGATCGCTTCTCCGCCTACAACCATCTCCCGCTGGAGCAGCGCCAGCTGTGCTGGGCGCACGTGATCCGCGATCTCACTGCCATCGCTGACCGTCAGGGCGCCAGCGGTGAGATTGGAGCGGAGCTGCTGGGCCTGCAGCAGCAGCTGTTTGCCCAGTGGCACCGCTACAAAGACGGAACGATCGACTGGTCCACGTTGCAGCAGGGCTGTCGGCCGATCCGCCAGGCGTTTGTGGGCACGCTGCAGCGGGTTGTGGAGCTGGGCTGCCAGCGCGGCGAGCGAACGCCGTGGGCCAAGACGGTGCGTACCTGCCATCAGTTGCTGCAAGTGAGCGATGGCCTCTGGACCTTCCTGGAGATTGAAGGGATCGAGCCCACCAACAACGCAGCCGAGCGTGCCCTGCGCCATTCGGTGATTCAGCGCAAGATCAGCCATGGCGTCCAATCCCGCCAGGGTGCAATCTGCCGCAGCAGGTTGCTCACGGTCACCACCAGCCTGCGGCAACAGGGCCGTGATATCTGGCAGTTCCTGGAGCAGGCCTTGATCGCCCATCATCGTGGCGGTGAGATGCCATCGCTGTTGCCGAATCCCTGA
- a CDS encoding transposase, translating into MSKRRTHSPEFKARVAMEAISGRKTIQEIAADHAIHPIQVSQWKRQLLDGASELFTRGKKTKDKDEGQAKEAELFQQIGRLQMELEWLKKKSQLL; encoded by the coding sequence ATGAGCAAACGCCGCACTCACAGCCCCGAGTTCAAGGCCAGGGTCGCCATGGAGGCGATCAGTGGCCGCAAGACGATCCAGGAGATCGCCGCTGATCACGCTATTCACCCAATCCAGGTGAGCCAGTGGAAGCGGCAGCTGCTGGACGGCGCCAGCGAGCTGTTCACCAGGGGCAAGAAGACCAAGGACAAGGACGAGGGGCAGGCCAAGGAAGCGGAGCTGTTCCAGCAGATCGGCCGGCTCCAGATGGAGCTGGAATGGCTCAAAAAAAAGTCTCAGCTGCTCTGA
- a CDS encoding IS3 family transposase: MVDHDHPELSVSRQCALLGLPRSTLYYQPTPARESTLRIMARIDTLYLEDPCCGSRRMVGYLARDGIPISRDRVRNLMRRMGLRAIYQKPRTTIPGHPSERFPCLVDLSLVTAVDQVWATDITYIPLQKGFLYLVAIVDLFSRNVLSWKLSNSLDTEFCLEALDVALGAGRKPQIFHSDPGCQFTSTDFVARLQAEKIRISWSGRKRCYDNILVERLWRTVKYEEVYLRAYSDGWEAEISLARFLWRYCHVRPHSSLGGRTPHEVYTENESCPSRPGLTMSGTKPVQ; this comes from the coding sequence CTGGTCGATCACGACCACCCTGAGCTCAGTGTCAGCCGCCAATGTGCGCTGCTGGGGCTGCCTCGATCCACGCTGTACTACCAGCCCACACCGGCGCGGGAATCGACGCTGCGGATCATGGCCAGGATCGATACTCTCTACCTGGAGGATCCCTGCTGCGGCAGCCGCCGGATGGTGGGCTATCTGGCCAGAGATGGGATCCCGATCAGCCGTGACCGGGTGCGAAACCTCATGCGCCGCATGGGTTTACGGGCGATCTACCAGAAACCGCGCACGACGATTCCGGGTCATCCATCCGAGCGCTTCCCCTGCCTGGTGGATCTCAGCCTGGTCACGGCAGTGGATCAGGTCTGGGCCACTGATATCACCTACATCCCGCTTCAGAAAGGCTTTCTCTACCTGGTGGCGATCGTGGATCTCTTCTCCAGGAATGTTCTCAGCTGGAAACTCTCCAACAGCCTTGACACGGAATTCTGCCTGGAAGCCCTGGACGTGGCGCTGGGGGCTGGCCGCAAGCCACAGATCTTCCACTCCGACCCAGGATGCCAGTTCACCTCCACGGACTTCGTGGCAAGGCTGCAAGCCGAGAAAATCAGGATCAGCTGGTCCGGAAGGAAACGCTGCTATGACAACATCCTGGTGGAAAGGCTGTGGCGCACAGTCAAGTACGAGGAGGTGTACCTACGTGCCTACAGCGATGGCTGGGAGGCAGAAATCAGCCTGGCCCGCTTTCTGTGGAGGTACTGCCATGTAAGGCCCCACAGCTCTCTGGGAGGTCGAACTCCCCATGAGGTCTACACTGAGAACGAATCCTGTCCCTCCCGCCCAGGGTTAACGATGTCAGGGACCAAACCTGTCCAATAA
- a CDS encoding IS3 family transposase, protein MRKLVDHDHPELSISRQCALLGLPRSTLYYRPTPVRVSTLRIMARIDALYLEDPCSGSRRMVDYLAQDGIPISRDRVRNLMRRMGLRAIYQKPRTTVPGDPSVRFPCLVDLTQVTSVDQVWATDITYIPLQKGFLYLVAIMDLHSRHVLSWRLSNSLDTKFCLEALEMALGGGRRPEIFHSDQGCQFTSADFVARLKGERIQISWSGRKRCYDNILVERLWRTVKYEEVYLRAYSDGWDAEISLARFLWRYCHVRPHSSLGGKTPHAVYTEAEPCSTRPGLTMSGAGTVQ, encoded by the coding sequence CTGCGCAAGCTGGTCGATCACGACCACCCCGAGCTCAGCATCAGCAGGCAGTGTGCGCTGCTGGGGCTGCCTCGATCCACGCTGTACTACCGGCCGACACCGGTCCGTGTATCGACGCTGCGGATCATGGCCAGGATCGATGCTCTCTACCTGGAGGATCCCTGCAGCGGCAGCCGCCGGATGGTGGACTATCTGGCCCAAGATGGTATCCCGATCAGCCGAGATCGAGTGCGAAACCTCATGCGGCGCATGGGATTACGGGCGATCTACCAGAAGCCCCGGACGACGGTTCCAGGTGATCCGTCCGTGCGGTTCCCCTGCCTGGTGGACCTCACGCAGGTCACGTCGGTGGATCAGGTCTGGGCGACCGACATCACCTACATCCCTCTGCAGAAAGGGTTCCTCTATCTGGTGGCGATCATGGATCTCCATTCCAGGCATGTGCTCAGCTGGAGGCTCTCCAACAGCCTTGACACGAAGTTCTGTCTGGAGGCCCTGGAGATGGCCTTGGGAGGCGGCCGTAGGCCAGAGATCTTCCACTCCGATCAAGGCTGTCAGTTCACGTCCGCTGACTTTGTGGCCAGACTCAAAGGGGAGCGGATCCAGATCAGCTGGTCCGGCAGAAAGCGGTGCTACGACAACATCCTTGTTGAACGGCTGTGGAGGACTGTCAAGTACGAGGAGGTCTACCTACGGGCATACAGCGATGGCTGGGACGCTGAAATCAGCCTGGCCCGCTTCCTGTGGCGGTATTGCCATGTAAGACCTCACAGTTCCCTTGGAGGCAAAACTCCCCACGCGGTCTACACTGAGGCCGAACCATGTTCCACCCGTCCTGGGTTAACGATGTCAGGGGCCGGAACTGTCCAATAA
- a CDS encoding transposase — MVHFRKRFSDEDLRRINELVVQRGKEILLEALAQAADDDDHDDRDSSGGGAQLELDALIKPADWPEGKNWGTLTIDASCTPADITYPRDLKLLNEARTTTERVIDDLCSQSSGFRRHRPRYDRGLARAHFLRVAKQKRPRRRKVKAAIKHQLGYVRQNLKAIDALIGCGARLSELKRHWWQKLLACSELERQQGLLLVSQTNSIPDRLVKLVQTHIRPMVRGKARAAVEFGAKISVSVQNGFPFLHRISWNPYNEGEDLIAQADKYKLDTGSYPERICADRIYITAKNRHFCTRNGIRLSGKRLGRPPKDPDVTTAHKHQLRSDQARRNEVEGVFGSGKRKYSLDLIMARLPAGAESSISMAFVVMCAEKVLRLLRLFFVLLFGWIYSFFMAWSAIRAPEGICKPGF, encoded by the coding sequence ATGGTGCACTTTCGCAAGCGTTTTTCTGACGAGGATCTGCGCCGTATCAACGAGCTGGTGGTGCAGCGCGGCAAAGAGATCCTTCTAGAAGCACTTGCTCAGGCAGCAGACGATGACGACCATGATGATCGTGATTCCAGTGGAGGAGGCGCTCAGCTAGAACTTGATGCGTTGATCAAGCCTGCTGACTGGCCAGAAGGAAAGAATTGGGGCACTCTCACGATTGATGCCAGTTGCACTCCAGCCGACATCACCTATCCCAGAGACCTCAAGCTCCTCAACGAGGCTCGCACAACGACCGAGCGAGTCATTGATGATCTGTGCAGTCAGTCATCGGGATTCAGGAGACATCGACCTCGCTACGACCGTGGCCTTGCTCGTGCTCATTTCCTGAGAGTGGCGAAGCAAAAACGACCACGTCGCCGCAAAGTGAAGGCTGCCATTAAACATCAGCTTGGCTATGTACGGCAGAATCTCAAGGCCATTGATGCTCTGATCGGCTGCGGGGCAAGGCTTTCCGAGCTTAAGAGGCATTGGTGGCAGAAGTTGTTGGCCTGCAGCGAGTTGGAGCGGCAACAGGGCCTTCTGCTCGTCTCTCAGACCAACAGCATTCCAGACCGCCTGGTGAAGCTTGTGCAGACCCATATCCGCCCAATGGTGCGAGGCAAAGCACGTGCTGCGGTGGAGTTTGGAGCCAAAATCAGTGTTTCGGTTCAAAACGGCTTTCCGTTCTTGCACCGCATAAGCTGGAACCCCTACAACGAAGGAGAAGACCTGATCGCTCAGGCGGATAAATACAAGTTGGATACAGGATCTTACCCAGAGCGCATCTGCGCCGACCGGATTTATATCACGGCCAAGAATAGGCATTTCTGCACGAGGAACGGTATTCGCCTCTCCGGCAAGCGATTGGGTCGCCCGCCCAAGGATCCTGATGTCACCACTGCACACAAGCACCAGCTCCGATCTGATCAAGCTCGACGCAATGAAGTGGAAGGCGTCTTTGGCTCTGGAAAGCGCAAGTATTCCCTGGATCTGATCATGGCTCGTCTACCAGCTGGTGCCGAATCCTCCATCTCGATGGCCTTTGTCGTGATGTGCGCGGAAAAGGTCTTGAGGCTGCTGCGCCTCTTTTTTGTCCTTCTTTTTGGGTGGATCTACAGCTTTTTTATGGCCTGGTCAGCGATCAGAGCGCCTGAGGGCATCTGCAAGCCAGGCTTTTGA
- a CDS encoding transposase — MSRKARPPQFWNHQHKTYDLLLKTAWQTIDSFSRRDRRLKGRTGAHAVLHTHNRRLDYHPHVHLIVPAGAINQQSREWREKKSNVLFWANNLARVFRAKWFEALRVAGLRCEEQLPNEWVVDCTDVGHGEQALVYLGRYLYRGVLPEKNIIANTAGEVSFRYKDNRGQEQIRTMPGAEFLWLLLRHVLPRRFRRVRDFGILHANCKRLVQLLQLVLKVPIPSPRLPLQRSPVLCQSCGKAMTLIARMVRIPEHQLC; from the coding sequence CTGTCCAGAAAAGCCAGACCACCTCAGTTCTGGAATCATCAGCACAAAACCTATGATCTGCTGCTCAAAACCGCATGGCAGACTATTGACTCGTTCTCGAGAAGAGATCGAAGGCTGAAGGGCCGAACTGGAGCCCATGCAGTTCTGCACACTCATAACCGCCGGCTCGACTATCATCCCCATGTCCATCTGATTGTGCCCGCAGGCGCAATTAACCAGCAGAGTAGAGAGTGGCGCGAGAAGAAGAGCAACGTCCTGTTCTGGGCCAACAATCTGGCGAGGGTCTTCCGCGCCAAATGGTTTGAGGCCCTACGAGTGGCGGGTCTACGCTGCGAAGAACAGCTCCCGAATGAATGGGTGGTGGACTGCACGGATGTCGGACACGGAGAGCAAGCCCTCGTTTATCTGGGTCGCTATCTCTATCGGGGCGTTCTGCCAGAGAAGAACATTATCGCAAACACCGCTGGTGAGGTCAGCTTCCGCTATAAGGACAACCGGGGCCAAGAGCAGATCCGCACGATGCCAGGGGCCGAGTTTCTCTGGCTGCTGCTGAGGCACGTACTGCCACGGCGGTTTCGACGCGTGCGGGATTTTGGCATTCTGCATGCGAACTGCAAGCGGCTGGTTCAGCTGTTGCAGCTTGTGCTCAAGGTTCCTATACCGTCGCCACGGCTCCCCCTGCAACGATCACCGGTTCTCTGTCAGTCTTGCGGGAAGGCGATGACACTGATCGCTAGGATGGTCCGAATCCCTGAGCATCAGTTGTGTTGA
- a CDS encoding transposase, with translation MSKRRAHSPEFKARVAMEAISGRKTIQEIAADHAIHPIQVSQWKRQLLDGASELFTRGKKTKDKEEGQAKEAELFQQIGRLQMELEWLKKKSQLL, from the coding sequence ATGAGCAAGCGCCGCGCCCACAGCCCCGAGTTCAAGGCCAGGGTCGCCATGGAGGCGATCAGTGGCCGCAAGACGATCCAGGAGATCGCCGCCGACCACGCCATCCACCCGATCCAGGTGAGCCAGTGGAAGCGGCAGCTCCTGGACGGTGCCAGCGAGCTCTTCACCCGAGGCAAGAAGACCAAGGACAAGGAGGAGGGGCAGGCCAAGGAGGCGGAGCTGTTCCAGCAGATCGGACGGCTGCAGATGGAGCTGGAGTGGCTCAAAAAAAAGTCTCAACTGCTCTGA
- a CDS encoding IS3 family transposase, whose translation MSRQCALLGLPRSTLYYRPTPVRVSTLRIMARIDALYLEDPCSGSRRMVDYLAQDGIPISRDRVRNLMRRMGLRAIYQKPRTTVPGDPSVRFPCLVDLTQVTSVDQVWATDITYIPLQKGFLYLVAIMDLHSRHVLSWRLSNSLDTKFCLEALEMALGGGRRPEIFHSDQGCQFTSADFVARLKGERIQISWSGRKRCYDNILVERLWRTVKYEEVYLRAYSDGWDAEISLARFLWRYCHVRPHSSLGGKTPHAVYTEAEPCSTRPGLTMSGAGTVQ comes from the coding sequence ATCAGCAGGCAGTGTGCGCTGCTGGGGCTGCCTCGATCCACGCTGTACTACCGGCCGACACCGGTCCGTGTATCGACGCTGCGGATCATGGCCAGGATCGATGCTCTCTACCTGGAGGATCCCTGCAGCGGCAGCCGCCGGATGGTGGACTATCTGGCCCAAGATGGTATCCCGATCAGCCGAGATCGAGTGCGAAACCTCATGCGGCGCATGGGATTACGGGCGATCTACCAGAAGCCCCGGACGACGGTTCCAGGTGATCCGTCCGTGCGGTTCCCCTGCCTGGTGGACCTCACGCAGGTCACGTCGGTGGATCAGGTCTGGGCGACCGACATCACCTACATCCCTCTGCAGAAAGGGTTCCTCTATCTGGTGGCGATCATGGATCTCCATTCCAGGCATGTGCTCAGCTGGAGGCTCTCCAACAGCCTTGACACGAAGTTCTGTCTGGAGGCCCTGGAGATGGCCTTGGGAGGCGGCCGTAGGCCAGAGATCTTCCACTCCGATCAAGGCTGTCAGTTCACGTCCGCTGACTTTGTGGCCAGACTCAAAGGGGAGCGGATCCAGATCAGCTGGTCCGGCAGAAAGCGGTGCTACGACAACATCCTTGTTGAACGGCTGTGGAGGACTGTCAAGTACGAGGAGGTCTACCTACGGGCATACAGCGATGGCTGGGACGCTGAAATCAGCCTGGCCCGCTTCCTGTGGCGGTATTGCCATGTAAGACCTCACAGTTCCCTTGGAGGCAAAACTCCCCACGCGGTCTACACTGAGGCCGAACCATGTTCCACCCGTCCTGGGTTAACGATGTCAGGGGCCGGAACTGTCCAATAA